The following coding sequences lie in one Zingiber officinale cultivar Zhangliang chromosome 2B, Zo_v1.1, whole genome shotgun sequence genomic window:
- the LOC122049680 gene encoding protein N-lysine methyltransferase METTL21A-like, which produces MENEDNDCGNTGLLFLFDGGGEGDTERNRDDEVHADDEAAALGCEASGEDGERCYHLSSVQSTLVVRQLRSQGLSFQLWPAAASLVSLLDRRPSALLLPLANPSPIRILELGSGTGLVGIAAASILGACVTLTDLPHVLPNLRFNADANSHAVAARGGALDVRQLRWGEDEDAADFFLDGKPAFDAVLASDVVYYEHLIDPLLRTLRALVKGEIAFVMAHLRRWKKRDAVFFRKARKVFDVLLLHTDPPLHGKRVGVAIYRFSEKPTIKDNIAK; this is translated from the coding sequence ATGGAGAACGAAGATAACGATTGCGGAAACACaggccttctcttcctcttcgatGGAGGAGGCGAAGGAGATACAGAACGAAATCGAGACGATGAAGTGCATGCAGACGACGAGGCTGCGGCATTAGGTTGCGAGGCGAGCGGCGAGGATGGCGAGCGTTGCTACCATCTGAGCTCCGTCCAATCTACGTTGGTCGTCCGCCAGCTCCGCTCACAGGGCCTCTCCTTCCAGCTCTGGCCCGCCGCCGCCTCTCTCGTGTCCCTCCTCGATCGCCGCCCCTCCGCTCTCCTCCTCCCCCTCGCTAATCCCTCCCCGATCCGCATCCTCGAGCTCGGATCCGGCACTGGCCTCGTCGGCATCGCCGCCGCTTCCATCCTCGGCGCCTGCGTCACCCTCACCGACCTGCCCCACGTCCTCCCCAACCTACGCTTCAACGCCGACGCCAACTCCCACGCCGTGGCTGCCCGAGGCGGTGCCCTCGACGTGCGCCAGTTGCGGTGGGGGGAGGACGAGGACGCGGCGGATTTTTTCCTCGACGGGAAGCCGGCTTTCGACGCCGTCCTGGCGTCGGACGTCGTCTACTACGAGCACCTGATCGACCCGCTGCTGCGCACCCTGCGGGCGTTGGTGAAGGGCGAGATTGCCTTCGTGATGGCTCATCTGAGGAGGTGGAAGAAGAGGGACGCCGTGTTCTTCCGCAAGGCCAGGAAGGTGTTCGACGTATTGTTGCTGCACACCGACCCGCCGCTGCATGGAAAACGAGTCGGCGTCGCCATATACCGCTTCAGTGAGAAGCCAACCATCAAAGACAACATTGCCAAATGA
- the LOC122049679 gene encoding splicing regulatory glutamine/lysine-rich protein 1-like: protein MGKKKGKKAIAGEESSRKRGRPRKAITGEDDEEVVKEECDDKEEEEEEEEESAEESNKRRKKRKPKQKEEEQEQKKVEVSSSAAAKKDEPRKRRRKSRQPHKSA, encoded by the coding sequence ATGGGCAAGAAGAAGGGTAAGAAGGCAATTGCGGGAGAGGAGTCATCTCGAAAAAGAGGCAGACCTCGCAAAGCAATTACaggagaagatgatgaagaagtgGTGAAGGAAGAGTGTGAtgacaaggaagaagaggaagaagaagaagaagaaagtgcagAAGAATCCaataagaggaggaagaaaaggaaaccgaaacagaaagaagaagaacaagagcaGAAGAAAGTAGAGGTTTCTTCCTCAGCTGctgccaagaaggatgaaccgaggaagaggaggagaaagagTCGACAGCCTCATAAGAGTGCTTGA
- the LOC122047938 gene encoding uncharacterized protein At1g01500-like gives MGSAHKLPKFHRNEDNRNIIIHPLYLPKSSPWLDLKVFYVRLSNFEVDESTPEHLTIKHTSLTPDTILEVNGRRSGIYSDSVSCLLRRDRMDKKSEEATFVGTDCIRMTGSVRFDVWEGDDMLLSGVLELGDSNGFSAEAKKNKSKWGIKCQIVSSAAFRFLDKTKSSGSSAVAPLIEVYVAACSSGSPIILTKTMKLSGRTKLRNKLMRNSIPDDSSTDAKKDLPFKDVSQGLGYGDSRSENNTDMDYDNLQPSADYVDEDGELSWFHEGVKVGVGISVGVCIGIGIGAGLLFRTYRATSRSFKRRFF, from the exons ATGGGTTCTGCCCACAAGTTGCCCAAGTTCCATAGGAATGAGGATAATAGGAACATCATCATCCACCCTCTTTACCTTCCCAAGTCATCACCTTGGCTTGATTTGAAAGTCTTCTATGTGAGATTGAGCAATTTCGAGGTTGATGAATCGACACCTGAGCATCTCACTATCAAGCACACCTCCTTGACTCCAGATACCATTTTGGAAGTTAATGGAAGAAGAAGTGGTATTTATTCAGACTCTGTTTCCTGCTTGCTTAGAAGAGATAGGATGGATAAGAAGTCAGAAGAAGCTACTTTTGTTGGGACAGATTGCATAAGGATGACTGGAAGTGTTAGGTTTGATGTTTGGGAAGGAGATGATATGTTGCTCAGTGGAGTGTTGGAGCTAGGAGATAGTAATGGTTTCAGTGCTGAAgcgaagaaaaataaaagcaAGTGGGGCATCAAATGCCAGATTGTTTCTTCAGCTGCCTTTCGCTTTTTGGATAAGACTAAGAGTTCAGGATCTTCTGCAGTTGCACCTCTAATTGAGGTTTATGTTGCTGCGTGTTCATCAGGGTCTCCCATTATCTTGACTAAGACTATGAAACTTTCTGGCAGAACCAAACTCCGAAATAAGCTAATGCGAAATTCAATCCCTGATGACAGCTCCACGGATGCAAAGAAAGATTTACCATTCAAAGATGTCTCACAG GGTTTAGGATACGGAGACAGCAGGTCTGAGAATAACACAGACATGGACTATGATAATTTGCAACCTAGTGCAGATTACGTGGACGAGGATGGCGAACTCTCATGGTTTCACGAAGGCGTCAAGGTTGGAGTTGGGATCAGTGTTGGTGTTTGTATCGGTATCGGAATCGGTGCCGGTTTACTTTTTCGCACATACCGAGCTACCAGTCGAAGCTTCAAAAGGCGGTTTTTTTGA